The DNA window GGACAGCTCGCGCAGGTCCGTGTCCGGCCAGGCGACGGCCTTGACGCGCGGGTCGGGGGTGGTCATGGGGCCGCCCGCCATGCCGTACACGCTGATCCGGCCGCCGTCCTTCAGCAGCCCCTGCGCCGCCGCGCCGATGTCGCCGCCGACGCCGTCGAAGACGAGGTCGAGCCCGCCGGTCGCGGCGCGCACCTCAGCGGTCCAGCCGGGCCGCGTGTAGTCGACGGTCAGCTCGGCCCCCAGGCTCGCGGCCAGCTCCCGCTTGGCCGCGGACCCGGCCGCACCGGCCACGCGGGCCCCGGCGGCGGTCGCGAGCTGCACGAGCAGGCTGCCCACGCCGCCGCCCGCCGCCTCCACCAGCACCCACTCCCCCGGCGCCGGGGCGGCGGCACGGGTCAGGCCGAGCGCGGTGCGCCCGTCGGCCAGCAGCGCGACGGCGTGCTCGGGCGACAACCCCTCGGGCACGGGGATGACGTCCTCGGCGCGGGCCGCCGCCAGCTCCGCGTAGCCGCCCTGGCCGCCGAGCGTGGTGACGACGAGCGTGCCGGTCAGCGCCGGGTCCACGCCCTCCCCCACCGCGAGCACGGTGCCCGCCACCCCGTTGCCGAGGACGGCGGGCAGCTCGGCCCGCCGCGGCCCCCGGTCGGCGCGCACCTGGGTCTCCACGAACGTCACGCCCGCCACGGCG is part of the Nonomuraea coxensis DSM 45129 genome and encodes:
- a CDS encoding zinc-binding dehydrogenase; this translates as MRAVVLRRYGGPEELVVEEVPDPVAGPGQVLVRVAVAGVTFVETQVRADRGPRRAELPAVLGNGVAGTVLAVGEGVDPALTGTLVVTTLGGQGGYAELAAARAEDVIPVPEGLSPEHAVALLADGRTALGLTRAAAPAPGEWVLVEAAGGGVGSLLVQLATAAGARVAGAAGSAAKRELAASLGAELTVDYTRPGWTAEVRAATGGLDLVFDGVGGDIGAAAQGLLKDGGRISVYGMAGGPMTTPDPRVKAVAWPDTDLRELSRAALAEAAAGRLRPVIGAVVPLESAASAHAAIEARTVVGKTLLVP